The DNA segment CGGCTCCAGCTCGAAGGAAGCGGCAAGGCACCCGTGGGAGACGCGAAGGAGCCCGCCGGACTGCTCGCGGAGCTGTCCGCCAGGCTGGCCGCGGTCGAGGAGCAGGCAGAGGCCCTGTCGAAGCAGCTCGACGACGACTCGGCGGACGCGTCCGCCGTGGCCACCGCCGCACACCTGGAGCGCAAGCTCACCGGGCTGCGCCGGGCGCTGGACGCCCTGGAGCCCGGCACGGGAAACGGCGTCCCGCCCCTGCCGTCGCAGAGCTGACGACTCCGCAGGCGGCGCCGGCCCCTGGTGGCCGGAATCGCCTGCGGCGTTCAGGCCCCGTTTGACGTCCTGTCAGCCTCCCGTAGCGCGACACCCGACACGATCGGGTGAAGCAGTGGGCACGCGTGTCCACCGGGACCCGCGGCGGTAATCTCACCCCCATGGCCTCACGTCAGTCCGCAGCCAAGAAGACGCCCGCGAAGAAGGCGGCCGCGCCGGCGAAGGGCACGGCGAAGAAGGCCGCGCCGGGCTCCAGGAAGAGCACGGCGAAGAAGGCGCCCGCCCGCAGGCCGCCGGCGAAGAAGGCCGCGCCCAGGCCGGCGCCCAGCCCCACCGGGGGCATCTACCGCATGGCGCGCGCCCTGTGGCTCGGCGCCGCCCACACCGTGGGCGCCCTCTTCCGCGGCATAGGGCGCGGCGCCAAGGGCCTCGACCCGGCGCACCGCAAGGACGGCCTCGCGCTGCTGCTGCTCGGCATCGCCCTGATCGTCGCCGGAGGTACCTGGTCCAGCCTCGACGGCCCCGTCGGCGACCTGGTCGAGCTGCTGGTCACTGGCGCCTTCGGCCGGCTCGACCTGCTGGTGCCGGTCCTCCTCGCCGCCCTCGCCATCCGGCTCATCCGCCACCCCGAGCGCCCCGAGGCCAACGGCCGGATCGCGATCGGGCTCTCCGCCCTGATCATCGGCGTGCTCGGGCAGGTGCACATCGCCTGCGGCTCGCCCGCGCGCAGCTCCGGCATGCAGGGCATCCGGGACGCCGGCGGCCTCATCGGCTGGGCGGTGGCGACGCCGCTGAGCCACGCCCTGACCGACGCGCTCGCGATCCCCCTGCTCCTGCTGCTCACGGTCTTCGGGCTGCTGGTGGTCACCGCCACCCCCGTGAACGCCATCCCGCAGCGGCTGCGGCTGCTCGGTACCAGGCTCGGCCTGATCCACCCGGACCGCGACGAGGACGCCGAGGCCGAGCAGGCCGCCTACGAGAGCGACGACGACCGGTACGAGCAGCAGTGGCGCGAAGCGCTGCCCCGCTCCCGGCGCCGGGGCGCATCGGCGGAGATCCCCGACCACGACCAGGCGGAGGAGCAGGCGCTCTCCAAGCGCCGCAAGAGCCGCAAGCCGGCAGCGGGAGCCGGCGCGGGCCGTGCGGCCGGCACGGAGCGGCCCATGGACCCGGTGGACGTGGCCGCGGCCGCCGCCGCCGCGCTCGACGGCGCCGTCCTGCACGGCATGCCGCCCTCCCCGCTGGTGGCCGACCTCACCCAGGGCGTCACGGGGGACAAGCGGCCCGGGCAGACCACGCCGGTGCCCGCGGCCCGCGCCCGCCTCACCAAGGACGACCAGGACGCGCCGGCCGCGGACGAGGCGTCCCGCTCCACCGCGGTGCCCGACCTGACGAAGTCCGCCCCCGACGAATCGCGCCCCCTGCCCCCGCGCGCCGAACAGCTCCAGCTCTCCGGCGACATCACCTACTCGCTGCCCTCGCTGGACCTCCTGGAGCGCGGCGGGCCCGGCAAGGCGCGCAGCGCCGCGAACGACGCGGTGGTCGACTCCCTCACCTCCGTCTTCAGCCAGTTCAAGGTCGACGCCGGCGTCACGGGCTTCACGCGCGGGCCCACGGTCACCCGCTACGAGGTCGAACTCGGCCCCGCCGTCA comes from the Streptomyces sp. TS71-3 genome and includes:
- a CDS encoding DNA translocase FtsK, giving the protein MASRQSAAKKTPAKKAAAPAKGTAKKAAPGSRKSTAKKAPARRPPAKKAAPRPAPSPTGGIYRMARALWLGAAHTVGALFRGIGRGAKGLDPAHRKDGLALLLLGIALIVAGGTWSSLDGPVGDLVELLVTGAFGRLDLLVPVLLAALAIRLIRHPERPEANGRIAIGLSALIIGVLGQVHIACGSPARSSGMQGIRDAGGLIGWAVATPLSHALTDALAIPLLLLLTVFGLLVVTATPVNAIPQRLRLLGTRLGLIHPDRDEDAEAEQAAYESDDDRYEQQWREALPRSRRRGASAEIPDHDQAEEQALSKRRKSRKPAAGAGAGRAAGTERPMDPVDVAAAAAAALDGAVLHGMPPSPLVADLTQGVTGDKRPGQTTPVPAARARLTKDDQDAPAADEASRSTAVPDLTKSAPDESRPLPPRAEQLQLSGDITYSLPSLDLLERGGPGKARSAANDAVVDSLTSVFSQFKVDAGVTGFTRGPTVTRYEVELGPAVKVERITALTKNIAYAVASPDVRIISPIPGKSAVGIEIPNTDREMVNLGDVLRLADAAGDDHPMLVALGKDVEGGYVMANLAKMPHILVAGATGSGKSSCINCLITSVMVRATPEDVRLVLVDPKRVELTAYEGIPHLITPIITNPKRAAEALQWVVREMDLRYDDLAAYGYRHIDDFNQAVRSGKAKTPEGSERELQPYPYLLVIVDELADLMMVAPRDVEDAIVRITQLARAAGIHLVLATQRPSVDVVTGLIKANVPSRLAFATSSLADSRVILDQPGAEKLIGKGDGLFLPMGANKPVRMQGAFVTEEEIAQVVQHCKDQMAPVFRDDVTVGSKQKKEIDEDIGDDLDLLCQAAELVVSTQFGSTSMLQRKLRVGFAKAGRLMDLMESRNIVGPSEGSKARDVLVKADELDGVLAVIRGEAQP